The window GCTCGAACTTGATGTTGCTGCCGCCGGCGCCGCGCACGTCATAGTCCATTAATTTAAAGTTACGCGCGTCGGCGACAAAATTAGTCTCCCAAGCATTGCCGGCGAATTTGAAACCTTTGAAATCGCCGGACAACAGATTGCCCTCGCCGTTAAAATATCCCTGGTGGGCATCGAAGCGATCGTTGAAAGCAAAATCGTTGTGGAAGATGAAATCGAGATTGTGTAGCAGGTTGATCATGGTCGGCGCGGTGGTGACCGCCAAGTAGCGCGCCGATTCGCTGCCGCTGCCGTTGTAAAGTTGATGCCAAGTGTTTAACGGCGGCGAGAATAACGAGCCCGCATGCCATTCGAACGTCTGCTTCTGGTTTTCATGGTTCCAAACCGTGGTAGCGCCGCTGCCGCCGATGACGTAAATCGTTTCTTCAAATAGTTGACGCTGCGGCTTCAAACTTTTTCCCGGCGGGATCTCACAGATATAAGAATTATTCACCTGGCCGGCGCCTTCCATTTGCAGGAACGCGCCGTTGCCGTCTTTGCGCTGCCAAGGTTCCAAGTGAACCTTGCGGATATCCTCGACGAAGAAACTCTTGATGATCGGGATGCCTTCGCCCTCGACCCATTTATCGTAGCTCGATTTGGCGCCTTCCGGCGTCTCGCTGGATTCTTCTTTCTGTGCCTTCACCATGATTTTACCGCCGTAAAATTTTTACCATAGGGTCGGCGCAGAAGAAAGCGCGCTCTAGCGTCGGTAGAAAGCGCCGATACGCGCGACGACGGTCTCTTGCTGGCCGGCGGACAATTCCGGATAGAGCGGTAGCGCCAAGACTTGGCTCGCCGCCAGTTCGGCGTTGGGAAAGTCGCCCGCTTGGTAGCCCAAATCGGCGAAACATTTTTGCCGATGGAGCGGTAGCGGATAATAGATCTCGCTTTGCACGCCATGGTCGGTGAGAAACGCTCTTAACTGATCGCGCCGCTCAGCGCGGATCACGTAATTGTTGAAAACATGCGACATGTCTTTGCTCGCCGGCGGAATCGCCAAAATCCCAGGGCCGAGAATGCCACTCTGATTGAATAAGCGAAAGTAGTTGTCGGCGCGCTGAATTCGCTCTGCGCACCACGATTCTAAGTGCGCTAGTTTAACCGTCAGCACGGCGGCTTGGAGGGAGTCGAGGCGCGAGTTGATCCCGGTGAGCTCGTGGTGATACTTGGCGCTCTCGCCGTGCATGCGCAGCATGCGCAGACGCTCGGCCAATTCTATCGAATTCCCGCTCACTAGCCCGCCGTCGCCGAAACCGCCCAAAGTTTTGCTCGGAAAAAAAGAGAAGCAGCCCAGCGCGCCGATGTTGCCGGCGAATTCTAATTCGCTGTTAATTTCCAGGCGTGCGCCGCAAGCTTGGGCGACATCCTCGACGATGGCCATGGGATACTGTTTAGTAAGCGCGAGGAATTCATTCATGGCGCAGCATTGGCCGAACAGATGCACCGGCAATAACGCTTTGATCGGCCGGCCGGTTTTTATCTCAATCGTCACGCCGTCGCGGACGTTTGTGTGTTCGCTGAGGAATTGTTTGAGCGCCTCGGCGGACAGCAAATAATTACCGGCATCGATGTCGACGAACAGCGCCGCGGCGCCAAGCCGGGTGATCGATGAAACTGTCGAAAAAAAAGTGAACGGTGTGGTGATGACAGCGTCGCCGGGGCCGATCTCTAACGCCATCAAAGCGAGCAGCAGCGCGTCGCTGCCCGAGGCGACACCGACAGCGTGGGAACATTGTAAATAATTCGCCATCTGCGCTTCAAAGCGCGTCACCGCCGGGCCGAGGATGAACTGCTGGCTCTCGACCACTTCGTCAATCGCTTCGCGCAACTCGTCGCGCAACTTGCCGTACTGCGCGCGCAGGTCAACGATGGGAATTTTGTCGGGACTGGGATCAGACACTGGTTTTAACGGCGGAGCGGCCTTTTAACGCGCTTTCGGCGACTTCGGAAAGTAGTTGGTCATGTTCGTGATCGAGGGCGAAGACGCGGAACTGGACGATCTTCGAGGGAATGAATTCAAACAACTCCGCCAGCGATTCCTTGGTGATCTCGCCGCTCGACGGATCGTAGATGTGAATCTGTTTCTTGCCCATGGCGAAGGGATTTTCCGGCCGCGGGTCTTGAGTCGCCATGTCGACCCGGAAGACCAAATCGCGCAGGGCGCTCGGCAACTTGGCGCGAATGCGTTTTTCCCAATCGGTGTCTTGAATCAGATCGACGCCGTATTGCAGTTCATTCAACGACAGCGTGCGGTCGTAGGCCATCTTCCATTTTACTTCGCGGTGCAGCACGGATTCCCATTCTTTGCCGAGCGCTTCCAGCTCGCCCTTATCGCGCCGCCAGTGGGAAACCGCTTCGAGCAGCGACCAATCGGTGAGGTAAAGATAATCCTCCATATGTTCCAGTGGATTACCGGAGAACAATACTTTCATAGTTTCGGGAAAAATATCGCGCAGATGTAAGTCGATGGCACGAGTGGTGCGATGATAATAGACATTGGTGTAAAGATAGAGCCGGGCGTTGAGAAAAGCTGTCAAGGCATTGTTGCCGGCCTTGTGCACGGTCAAGCCTTTGGCCGTAAAAAACGTGTAATGCATCAGCCGCTCGCGGTCGACCGGGCCGGGATGAACGCCGCACATGTAGGAGTCGCGCGATACATAGTCAAGATTGTCGAAAGTAAAAATGCCGCCGGTGAGAGGTTGAAGGAAACGCACCCATTTTGGTTTAAGGTTGTCCTCTTTGCCATTTTTCTTGATCGGAAAGGCGACATCTTCGGGACGCAATTCTTCGCCGGCCGCGAACGGCCCGCTGGGGCTGCGGCGCAATTGACGAATAACGTCGCCGAGATGCTTCTGAATAATCGTCTGGCCGAGATCCTCATGGGTGAGATCGTAGTTATGCAAAAAATTATCGTCGAAGAAATGGCCGAATGGGCCGTGGCCGATGTCGTGCAACAGGCCGACCACGCGCATGTACTGTTCGATGAACGGCGCCGACGGACATTCGTCGCCCAAAACTTTGCGCAGCGATGGATAGAGATGTTTACCGAACTCGCCGGCGAAATGCATGGAGCCCAAGGAGTGTTGAAACCGGCTATGCTCCGCCGACGGATAGACCCAGCGCGCGCTTTGCAGTTGATAGATATAACGGAGCCGCTGCACCCAGGGCGAATCGATGAGCGCTTTCTCGGTCACCTCGCCTTTTTTCTCCGGCACGGTGAACTGAATATATTTGTGGATCGGATCGGCGATCAGCGCCGTGCCGCCATATTCGTTGTCGATTAACTGCTGCATCTTCGCTGCGCTCAGAATTTCACATTACAGATTTCAGATTTCAAAAAAGACAACCGGGTTTATTGCGCGATTCACAGTTCGAAGATCACTTGGGCGGTCCACCGGTTGCCGGTCTTTTCCATGCGGCTTTTGTGGGCCGCCACCGAGGCGATTTCTTGTTTCACTTCATGGCGGTCGGGATCGACTTTTTCGCCGCGCGCTTCGGCCTTGACGCTAGTGTCTTTGACTTGGATGATTTTGAATTCCTTCAACAGATAACCGTTGTTCTGGTACAGATAGAGCAGTTCGCGCATCCAGTTGACCATCAGATCGTCGCGGTCGTTGCCCTCGATCTCCAGCGCGATGGTCTCTTTCATTTCAACAGTCGCCATGTCGGTCATGACATCGAACAGGGCGAACGCCGAGTTAGTGTAAAGCTCGGCTTGGGTGGTGCCGGTGACGCGCACCGCCATCTCGGTGTGATGGGTGGTTATACGATACGGTTTCGGGTTATCCATAATCGATCAGCCCTTGGCGTGGTGCTCCGCGAACTGCACTTCGTGAGCGCGCGTGTCAACTAGCGCGCGCCGGCCTGTAATGTCGTCATCCAATCGTTGCCGGATCTCCGGGCGGGCATAGCATTCAACGCAGGTAAAAATGTCGATGGGTTGGCTCAGTCGCAAATAGCGATGGGGCGGCGCGTCTTGTTTCGGATTTACCAAATAGTCCACTTCGCTGTGACCGGTATGGAGTCGATAATAGTCAACCTGATAATTTTTCGGCTGATGGGCGGTTTCGCGAACCGCTCGGCTGCAGTGAAAGCACTGCATGCCTCCTATTTATACCCGGTTTATGAGGCTCGCCGCAAACCCGGCGCCGAAGCCGTTGTCGATATTGACCACCGTCACGCCGGCGGCGCAGGAGTTGAGCATGCCGAGCAGCGCCGACAGTCCGTTGAAACTGGCGCCGTAACCGACGCTGGTGGGCACGGCGATGACCGGCTTATCGATCAAACCCGCGACCACGCTCGGCAGCGCGCCCTCCATGCCGGCGACGACGATGAGTACCGCCGCGGCATCCAAACGCAAACGATTTTCCAACAAGCGGTGGATGCCGGCGACGCCGACATCGAAAAGTTTTTCGACGCGGTTGCCCATCACCGTCGCGGTCAACACCGCCTCTTCGGCGACCGGGATATCGGAAGTGCCGGCGCAGACCACCAAGATCGTGCCCCTACCGGCAATGCGAATCGACTTACCCGTCCAGGTGGCGGCACGCGCTTCGGTATGGAATTTTAAACCGGTGCGCAGACGCTTGAGCTGGGCGATTTTTGCCGCGTCCAAACGGGTGACTAGAATATTATTTTTCCGTTTGCGCATGGCGCCGACGATGGCGGCGATGTCTTTGACTTGTTTGCCCTGCCCCATGATGACTTCAGGAAATCCCTGGCGCAGCGCGCGATGATGGTCGACCTTGGCAAAACCGAGGTCCTCGAAAGGCAGATGGCGCATCTGTGCGACGGCGGCGGCGACCGCTACTTTGCCGCTGCGCACTTGCTCGAATAGTTTGGTCAGACGCTCGGCATCCATCGGTTAAAGCGGGGCATAATTGCTCATGGAAGAAATATTTTAAACTTTATTGGCTTGGGGAGCTACTGTTTTTTGAAATGATCGTGGCCTTTGAGCTTCACGGGCAGCGGTTTTCCCGCGCCATCGATGACGGTGATTCCTTGCTTAGTCGTGACGCAACTGCCGATGCGGGTGATTTTCACTTGGGCTTGGCGCGCTAATGTTTCCAACCGTTGACGCTGATGGCGCCGGGCGCAAAATAATAGTTCGTAGTCTTCACCACCGCTGAGCGCCAAGCTTGTACCATTTTTTCCGGCGAGCGCACGGTAAGCGGTGGATAGCGGCAATTTTTCATTCGACACCGCCGCGCCGGTGTCGCTCGCTTTGCAGATATGTCCTAAATCCTGCAGCAGGCCGTCGCTGATATCGATCATCGCCGTGGCGCATTTCTGCTGCGCCAACAGCGCGCCAGCGGCGAGCCGCGGCGTCGGTCGGTGGTGGCGCGCCAATAGGCGAAGCATGGTTGCTGACTGTGTACCTCGGGATTTTTTGCGCAACAGCTCCAGGCCGAGTGCCGAGTCGCCCAAGGTGCCGGTGACATAAATATCGTCACCAACTTTCGCGCCGCTGCGCTGCACCGGCTGTTCCGGCGGCGCGCCGATCAGACAAACTGAAATGATCAAAGTTGGCGAAATGTTGGTGTCGCCGCCGATCAGCGCAACCTGAGTCTTACGGGCGAGACTGTTGAAGCCGCGAAAAAATTCATCGATCTGTCGGCTATCGAATTTTGCCGGTATGCCGAGAGAAAGCATTGCGTAAGCGGGCACGCCCCCCATGGCGGCGATGTCGCTTAAGTTGACCGCTAGGGACTTGTAACCGAGGTCGAAGAGCGAGGTCCATTTGAGATTGAAATGAATGTTTTCGATCAAAACGTCGGCGGTGATCAGCGACGAGCCGGCGCTATGGTCGACCCAGGCGCAATCGTCGCCGATGCCGATGCGCACGCCGCGAGAGCTTGTGCCCATGCGACGAATCCGTCCGATGAGGCCGAATTCTCCGAGCCGGCTAAGTTTCATGAGCTGCGGCGTGACTGATGCGCCAGGTTGCCTAAGGCTGAATCGGCAGCCGCCGTTCTTTGGGAGATTTACGCAACAGCCGCGGCGTGGCTTTTCGTTTTACCGTTCGGGACTTTTGCTTACTTAAAATCGCACCTGCAAGCCGCCGGGTCGGTCGCTGGCGATCCATCAGGGCGATTTTGAGTACATCGGACATCGTCGCAGCGGGAACCCAGCGCAGCTTTCGTCGCAGCGCTTTGGGTATTTCGTCAAGATCTTTGCTGTTACGCTCGGGAATGATGATCGTCTTCATACCGGCACGGAATGCGGCCAAGGATTTCTCCTTGAGCCCGCCGATGGCCAGCACTCGGCCGCGCAAGGTAATTTCGCCGGTCATGGCGACATCGCGATTGACCGGCCTTTTGGTCAGTGCCGAGATTAACGCCGTCGCTATAGTGATACCCGCCGAAGGGCCGTCCTTGGGAATCGCTCCCGCCGGCACGTGAATATGAATGTCGAGCTTCTGATAAAAATCTTCTTCGATGCCGAGCTTCTTGGCGTGGGCGCGGGCGTAACTCACCGCCGCTTGAGCCGATTCTTTCATGACGTCGCCTAGCTGGCCGGTAAGTGTCAGGTTGCCGCGGCCGCGCGACAAAGACGCCTCGACGTAGAGAATCTCGCCTCCGGCGCTGGTCCAGGCCAAACCGGTAGCGACGCCGATTTCATTATTTTCCTGCTCCGCTTCGGGCATAAACTTCGGTGCGCCGAGAAACGAATGCAGATTCGCGCGCGTCAGCCGGGTCAGTTCAGTTTTGCCTTCCGCCACTTTGCGGGCGACCTTCCGGCAAATCGAGGCGAACTCCCGTTCGAGATTTCTCAAGCCGGCCTCTTTGGTGTATTCGGCGATCACGCGCAGCACCGCGTCGTTGGAGATTTCCAAAAATTTACCCGTGATACCGTTGTCTTCGAACTGGCGCGGGATTAAGAACTTGCGCGCGATCTCCAACTTTTCTTCGTTGGTGTAGCCGGAAAGTTGAATGACCTCCATGCGGTCGGCCAAGGCGGCGGGAATCGGATCGAGCAAGTTGGCCGTGCAGATGAACAAAACATTGGATAGATCGAAGGGCAAATTCAAGTAATGATCGCTGAAGGCATGATTCTGTTCAGGGTCGAGCACTTCGAGCAATGCCGCCGACGGATCGCCGCGAAAATCGGCGCCGACTTTGTCGATCTCGTCGAGCATGAATACCGGATTGTTCGTGCCCGCTTGCTTGATGCCTTGAACGATTCGGCCCGGCAACGCGCCGACGTAGGTACGCCGATGGCCGCGGATCTCCGCTTCATCGCGCACGCCGCCGAGTGAAATACGCACGAAGTTACGTCCAAGAGCGCGGGCGATGGATCGGCCTAAAGAAGTTTTGCCGACGCCGGGAGGGCCGACGAAGCAAAGAATCGGCCCTTTGATTTTGCGCCGCAGTTTATTGACCGCAAGATACTCGAGGATACGCTCTTTGATTTTTTCCAGGTTGTAATGGTCATCGTCGAGCACCTGCTTGGCTTTTTTGATGTTTAAATTATCTTTGGTCTGCTTGCTCCAGGGGAGGTCGACCAACCAGTCGAGATAGGTGCGCACCAAAGATGCCTCGGAAGATTCCGGATGCATTTGTTCCAAGCGGCGCAGTTGTTTGTCCGCTTCGCGCTTGACCTCGGTGGGCATCTTGGCTTTGTCGATCTGTTTTCTCAGCTCGGTGATTTCCTCGCCGCGCTCGTCGCCTTCGCCGAGCTCCTGCTGTATTTGTTTCAGCTGCTCGCGCAGAAAATAATCGCGCTGAGTCTTGCTCATCTCTTCTTTGGCTTGGTTTTGGATGCGCGCCTGCATGGTCGAGAGTTCCAACTCGCGGGTC is drawn from Deltaproteobacteria bacterium and contains these coding sequences:
- a CDS encoding cupin domain-containing protein; amino-acid sequence: MVKAQKEESSETPEGAKSSYDKWVEGEGIPIIKSFFVEDIRKVHLEPWQRKDGNGAFLQMEGAGQVNNSYICEIPPGKSLKPQRQLFEETIYVIGGSGATTVWNHENQKQTFEWHAGSLFSPPLNTWHQLYNGSGSESARYLAVTTAPTMINLLHNLDFIFHNDFAFNDRFDAHQGYFNGEGNLLSGDFKGFKFAGNAWETNFVADARNFKLMDYDVRGAGGSNIKFELSENTTACHISEFPVGTYKKAHLHGAGAHAIILGGEGYSLIWPDGAEIKKYEWREGSMVVPPENWWHQHFNAGVRPARYLALRAFGSKKFKGLGSRYQPSVDRKKGGSQIEYADEELIVRQWFDQALAKKGVSSQMSKHYEKSA
- a CDS encoding DegT/DnrJ/EryC1/StrS family aminotransferase; translation: MSDPSPDKIPIVDLRAQYGKLRDELREAIDEVVESQQFILGPAVTRFEAQMANYLQCSHAVGVASGSDALLLALMALEIGPGDAVITTPFTFFSTVSSITRLGAAALFVDIDAGNYLLSAEALKQFLSEHTNVRDGVTIEIKTGRPIKALLPVHLFGQCCAMNEFLALTKQYPMAIVEDVAQACGARLEINSELEFAGNIGALGCFSFFPSKTLGGFGDGGLVSGNSIELAERLRMLRMHGESAKYHHELTGINSRLDSLQAAVLTVKLAHLESWCAERIQRADNYFRLFNQSGILGPGILAIPPASKDMSHVFNNYVIRAERRDQLRAFLTDHGVQSEIYYPLPLHRQKCFADLGYQAGDFPNAELAASQVLALPLYPELSAGQQETVVARIGAFYRR
- a CDS encoding HD domain-containing protein; translated protein: MQQLIDNEYGGTALIADPIHKYIQFTVPEKKGEVTEKALIDSPWVQRLRYIYQLQSARWVYPSAEHSRFQHSLGSMHFAGEFGKHLYPSLRKVLGDECPSAPFIEQYMRVVGLLHDIGHGPFGHFFDDNFLHNYDLTHEDLGQTIIQKHLGDVIRQLRRSPSGPFAAGEELRPEDVAFPIKKNGKEDNLKPKWVRFLQPLTGGIFTFDNLDYVSRDSYMCGVHPGPVDRERLMHYTFFTAKGLTVHKAGNNALTAFLNARLYLYTNVYYHRTTRAIDLHLRDIFPETMKVLFSGNPLEHMEDYLYLTDWSLLEAVSHWRRDKGELEALGKEWESVLHREVKWKMAYDRTLSLNELQYGVDLIQDTDWEKRIRAKLPSALRDLVFRVDMATQDPRPENPFAMGKKQIHIYDPSSGEITKESLAELFEFIPSKIVQFRVFALDHEHDQLLSEVAESALKGRSAVKTSV
- a CDS encoding archease, coding for MDNPKPYRITTHHTEMAVRVTGTTQAELYTNSAFALFDVMTDMATVEMKETIALEIEGNDRDDLMVNWMRELLYLYQNNGYLLKEFKIIQVKDTSVKAEARGEKVDPDRHEVKQEIASVAAHKSRMEKTGNRWTAQVIFEL
- the larB gene encoding nickel pincer cofactor biosynthesis protein LarB — encoded protein: MDAERLTKLFEQVRSGKVAVAAAVAQMRHLPFEDLGFAKVDHHRALRQGFPEVIMGQGKQVKDIAAIVGAMRKRKNNILVTRLDAAKIAQLKRLRTGLKFHTEARAATWTGKSIRIAGRGTILVVCAGTSDIPVAEEAVLTATVMGNRVEKLFDVGVAGIHRLLENRLRLDAAAVLIVVAGMEGALPSVVAGLIDKPVIAVPTSVGYGASFNGLSALLGMLNSCAAGVTVVNIDNGFGAGFAASLINRV
- the thiL gene encoding thiamine-phosphate kinase; the protein is MKLSRLGEFGLIGRIRRMGTSSRGVRIGIGDDCAWVDHSAGSSLITADVLIENIHFNLKWTSLFDLGYKSLAVNLSDIAAMGGVPAYAMLSLGIPAKFDSRQIDEFFRGFNSLARKTQVALIGGDTNISPTLIISVCLIGAPPEQPVQRSGAKVGDDIYVTGTLGDSALGLELLRKKSRGTQSATMLRLLARHHRPTPRLAAGALLAQQKCATAMIDISDGLLQDLGHICKASDTGAAVSNEKLPLSTAYRALAGKNGTSLALSGGEDYELLFCARRHQRQRLETLARQAQVKITRIGSCVTTKQGITVIDGAGKPLPVKLKGHDHFKKQ
- the lon gene encoding endopeptidase La, which produces MSDTEWKVENPDNKNSQVEIPDILPLLPIRDIVIYPYMMLPLFVGRDVSIRAVEEALSRDRLIFLVAQKNSSEENPTAENIHKIGTIASIMRMLKLADGRVKILVQGLAKGEVDTYLRERPFFEIKIRKVIEPTQAEVPIEVEALMRTAKEKIEQILNLKNLPPEIVMVTDNISDPGVLADLVASNLRLKIEESQAILEVFDPIERLKKVNELLTRELELSTMQARIQNQAKEEMSKTQRDYFLREQLKQIQQELGEGDERGEEITELRKQIDKAKMPTEVKREADKQLRRLEQMHPESSEASLVRTYLDWLVDLPWSKQTKDNLNIKKAKQVLDDDHYNLEKIKERILEYLAVNKLRRKIKGPILCFVGPPGVGKTSLGRSIARALGRNFVRISLGGVRDEAEIRGHRRTYVGALPGRIVQGIKQAGTNNPVFMLDEIDKVGADFRGDPSAALLEVLDPEQNHAFSDHYLNLPFDLSNVLFICTANLLDPIPAALADRMEVIQLSGYTNEEKLEIARKFLIPRQFEDNGITGKFLEISNDAVLRVIAEYTKEAGLRNLEREFASICRKVARKVAEGKTELTRLTRANLHSFLGAPKFMPEAEQENNEIGVATGLAWTSAGGEILYVEASLSRGRGNLTLTGQLGDVMKESAQAAVSYARAHAKKLGIEEDFYQKLDIHIHVPAGAIPKDGPSAGITIATALISALTKRPVNRDVAMTGEITLRGRVLAIGGLKEKSLAAFRAGMKTIIIPERNSKDLDEIPKALRRKLRWVPAATMSDVLKIALMDRQRPTRRLAGAILSKQKSRTVKRKATPRLLRKSPKERRLPIQP